One Dehalococcoidia bacterium genomic window carries:
- a CDS encoding transglycosylase domain-containing protein, with the protein MTREQKKKLLIAAPLAILAVFVVFLLATYVSIASGFTEPAALINRNNGLTVLDRNGVVLFEFDREAGPRAITPLLEISPHLIDSTVAAEDAEFWSNPGVNLKGIVRAFYDNVSFWDGGGFLQGGGGSSITQQLAKNLYIPVPERSKRSVTRKIKEAIIAFELDRRYSKEQILEWYLNSLYYGNGAYGVQAASYRYFNKPAADLTPVEAAMLAGIPRAPAIYDPLNNLDAALARQHEVIDLMQRHDYLSKEEAAQLKAQPLTIREGRVPGDQRQAERGEAPHLAVNVRGLLPSLIGDAARKPGLRVTTSIDVELQRKANAVVQEQLARIGPQVGATNAALVAIDPKTGQVLAYVGSRDYFDDGISGQVDNVTALNQPGSTIKPITYVSAFIDGWSPATIVNDEPIRLSTGSGTYTLGNADNRYRGPIPVRVALASSLNPPAVKALEFAGLPDVYDNARRLGLTTLGHVDAYGPAFTLGGADVSLLDLTYVFSVFANYGEQAGIESVLDLPKGSRPLDPVLVLKVEDSQGRTIWRAKQRKERIIPAPYAYMITHVLSDDTARSSMFGLNSPLKLAGREAAVKSGLTDNARDAWTIGYTPELVTGVWVGNANNSPMRGATSTYTAAPIWNTFMQRALEGRPAQGFDVPSGIKFVQVCQTTGLLPDRSCPKVVTEVFAADRVPTSTGGGTRLQGSQATPTPIRRAPQIEPTKPPKPTEVPKPNDRRGNRGGGADRGRGNDD; encoded by the coding sequence ATGACACGCGAACAGAAGAAAAAGCTGCTGATCGCGGCACCGCTGGCAATCCTGGCGGTGTTCGTCGTCTTCCTCCTCGCGACCTATGTGAGCATCGCCTCCGGCTTCACCGAGCCGGCTGCGCTGATCAACCGGAACAACGGCCTCACGGTGCTGGACCGCAACGGCGTCGTCCTCTTCGAGTTCGACCGCGAGGCCGGTCCTCGCGCGATAACGCCCCTGTTGGAGATCTCGCCCCACCTCATCGACTCGACCGTCGCGGCCGAGGACGCCGAGTTCTGGAGCAACCCCGGCGTCAACCTCAAGGGCATCGTTCGAGCCTTCTACGACAACGTTTCCTTCTGGGACGGCGGCGGCTTCCTTCAGGGCGGGGGCGGCAGTTCCATCACTCAGCAGCTCGCGAAAAACCTCTACATCCCCGTGCCGGAGCGCAGCAAGCGCAGCGTCACGCGCAAGATCAAGGAAGCCATCATCGCCTTCGAGCTCGACCGGCGCTACTCGAAGGAGCAAATCCTCGAGTGGTACCTGAACTCGCTCTACTACGGCAACGGCGCCTACGGCGTCCAGGCGGCCTCTTATCGCTACTTCAACAAGCCTGCCGCCGACCTCACTCCCGTGGAGGCGGCCATGCTCGCCGGCATCCCGCGGGCGCCCGCGATCTACGACCCGCTGAACAACCTCGATGCCGCCCTTGCCCGCCAGCATGAAGTCATCGACCTCATGCAGCGTCACGATTACCTCTCGAAGGAGGAGGCCGCGCAGCTGAAGGCGCAGCCTCTCACCATCCGCGAGGGCCGGGTGCCCGGCGATCAGCGCCAGGCGGAGCGCGGGGAGGCGCCCCACCTCGCAGTCAACGTGCGTGGCCTCCTGCCAAGCCTGATCGGCGATGCCGCGCGCAAGCCCGGTCTGCGCGTGACCACTTCCATAGACGTAGAACTGCAGCGCAAGGCCAACGCCGTCGTGCAGGAGCAACTGGCGCGAATTGGCCCGCAGGTCGGGGCCACGAACGCCGCCTTGGTGGCGATCGACCCAAAGACGGGCCAGGTGCTGGCCTACGTCGGCAGCCGCGACTACTTCGACGATGGCATCAGCGGCCAGGTAGACAACGTCACGGCCCTCAACCAGCCCGGCTCGACCATCAAGCCCATCACCTACGTCAGCGCCTTCATCGACGGCTGGTCCCCGGCGACGATCGTCAATGACGAGCCTATCCGGCTCAGCACCGGCTCCGGCACCTACACCCTGGGCAACGCCGATAACCGCTATCGCGGCCCCATCCCCGTTCGGGTCGCCCTTGCCAGCTCCCTGAACCCACCTGCGGTGAAGGCCCTCGAGTTCGCTGGCCTCCCGGACGTCTACGACAACGCCCGCAGGCTGGGCCTGACCACTCTGGGGCACGTCGATGCCTACGGTCCCGCCTTCACGCTCGGAGGCGCCGATGTCAGCCTGCTCGACCTCACCTACGTCTTCTCCGTATTCGCGAACTATGGCGAACAGGCGGGGATCGAGAGCGTTCTCGACCTGCCAAAGGGCTCGCGCCCGCTCGACCCCGTGCTCGTCCTGAAGGTCGAGGACTCGCAGGGACGGACAATCTGGCGGGCAAAGCAGAGGAAGGAGCGCATCATTCCCGCCCCCTATGCCTACATGATCACGCACGTCCTCTCGGACGACACGGCGCGCTCCTCGATGTTTGGCCTCAACAGCCCGCTAAAGCTCGCCGGCCGCGAGGCCGCCGTCAAGAGCGGCCTCACCGACAACGCGCGCGACGCCTGGACGATCGGCTACACCCCGGAGCTCGTGACGGGCGTCTGGGTTGGCAACGCCAACAACTCACCCATGCGGGGCGCGACGAGCACCTACACCGCCGCGCCCATCTGGAACACCTTCATGCAGCGCGCCCTGGAAGGGCGGCCGGCGCAGGGCTTCGACGTGCCCTCCGGCATCAAGTTCGTCCAGGTCTGCCAGACGACCGGCCTCCTGCCCGACCGCTCCTGCCCGAAGGTCGTGACCGAAGTCTTTGCCGCCGACCGCGTGCCCACGAGCACCGGCGGCGGGACCCGCCTCCAGGGCTCGCAAGCCACGCCAACACCAATCCGCCGCGCGCC
- a CDS encoding 2-dehydropantoate 2-reductase: MRYVIYGAGAIGGTIGARLHLAGFDVLLIARGAHLEAIRARGLRFQSPDGVATLRIPAAGSPSEASLGPRDVVFLTMKTQDTEAALIDLQAAAPGLDLPVVCAQNGVENERLALRRFDRVYAMLVILPATHLEPGVVEATSAGITGVLDAGRYPSGLDDVVLEVCSDLEKAGFRARPDPQAMRKKYAKLLGNLNNTLQAALGETRAPELSRRLVEEAIACYRAAGIEWAPDEEMAALREGMRAGGGRQGNSTWQSLARGAGSIESDYLNGEIALLGRMYGVPTPANAALQRIGRRMVAEGLAPGSVSPADLLREIEAARWSD; the protein is encoded by the coding sequence ATGCGCTACGTGATCTACGGCGCCGGCGCCATCGGCGGGACCATCGGCGCCCGGCTCCACCTCGCCGGCTTCGATGTCCTCCTCATCGCCCGCGGCGCGCATCTCGAGGCCATCCGCGCCCGCGGCCTGCGCTTCCAGAGCCCGGACGGCGTGGCCACCCTCCGCATACCGGCCGCGGGCAGCCCGAGTGAAGCGAGCCTCGGTCCTCGCGACGTCGTCTTCCTGACGATGAAGACCCAGGACACCGAGGCGGCGCTGATCGACCTCCAGGCCGCCGCGCCGGGGCTCGACCTCCCGGTCGTCTGCGCCCAGAACGGCGTCGAGAACGAGAGGCTTGCCCTCCGCCGGTTCGACCGTGTCTACGCCATGCTGGTCATCCTGCCCGCGACCCACCTAGAGCCCGGCGTCGTCGAGGCGACCTCCGCTGGCATCACCGGCGTCCTCGACGCTGGCCGTTACCCATCGGGCCTCGACGATGTCGTCCTCGAGGTCTGCTCCGACCTCGAGAAGGCGGGCTTTCGCGCCCGCCCCGACCCGCAGGCGATGCGTAAGAAGTACGCGAAGTTGCTGGGCAACCTGAACAACACGCTTCAGGCCGCCCTCGGCGAGACGCGGGCCCCGGAGCTTTCGCGCAGGCTGGTCGAAGAGGCCATCGCCTGCTATCGCGCCGCCGGCATAGAGTGGGCCCCGGACGAGGAGATGGCCGCCCTGCGCGAGGGCATGCGCGCCGGGGGCGGCCGGCAGGGCAACTCCACCTGGCAGAGCCTCGCGCGCGGCGCCGGCTCCATCGAGTCCGACTACCTCAACGGCGAGATCGCCCTCCTCGGCCGCATGTATGGCGTTCCGACGCCTGCAAACGCGGCGCTCCAGCGCATCGGCCGCCGCATGGTCGCGGAGGGCCTGGCGCCGGGGTCCGTCTCGCCCGCTGACCTGCTCCGGGAGATCGAAGCCGCCAGGTGGAGCGACTGA